Proteins found in one Cyanobacteria bacterium QS_8_64_29 genomic segment:
- a CDS encoding trans-splicing intein-formed DNA polymerase III subunit alpha N-terminal partner DnaE-N (main replicative polymerase; these cyanobacterial enzymes contain C-terminal split inteins; they are joined with the C-terminal fragments that contain N-terminal inteins that are encoded elsewhere in the genome) gives MSDSSQQTTDFVGLHIHSDYSLLDGASQLPALVDRAVELGMPAIALTDHGVMYGAIELIKLCRNKGIKPIIGNEMYVINADDIQTKGRYRKYHQVVLAKNTQGYKNLVKLTTESHLRGVQGRGIFARPCINKHLLAQYSEGLIVTSACLGGEVPQAILAGELKRAREIAQWYKAVFGEDYYLEIQDHGSPEDRIVNVELVKIARELDLSIVATNDSHFISCNDVEAHDALICIQTGKLITEDKRLRYSGTEYLKSGEEMAQLFRDHLPDEVIQQALATTREVAEKVQPYDILGEPRIPDFPVPAGHTADSYLEELTWQGLLERLECNELSEVGSDYKERLQHELKIMQQRGFSTYFLVVWDYIKFARDNDIPVGPGRGSAAGSLVAYALRITNIDPVHHGLLFERFLNPERSSMPDIDTDFCIERREEVIDYVTRRYGEDRVAQIITFNRMTSKAVLKDVARVLGISFAESNRMAKLIPVVRGNPTPLATMVSEETPEPQFKQEYENDPQIRRWVDMAIRIEGTNKTYGVHAAGIVISAQPLDEVVPLQTNNDGATITQYFMDDLESLGLLKMDFLGLKNLTTIQRTTELVASNRGVKLDPDELTHQEREAQRLALEQQQSQPDDVRKAYQLLQDGYLEGVFQLESSGMLKVVQDLGPTSVEDLSSILALYRPGPLDAGLIPKFINRKHGREATQYDHPWLEPILKETHAVMVYQEQIMRIAQELASYSLGQADLLRRAMGKKKIKEMEKHREMFIDGATQNGIDRQFAEDLFEQMRLFAEYCLSYDTEVVTLEYGLMPIGRIVEERIACQVVSVDPNGYVYTQPVAQWHYRGQQPLYAYELDNGACIRATPDHEFMTAQGDWLPIDEIFERGLELKSVARASPSEPLPPAAAEPFTVPGRTAAS, from the coding sequence ATGAGCGACAGTTCCCAACAAACGACGGATTTTGTCGGCCTGCACATCCACAGCGACTACAGCCTGCTCGATGGCGCCTCGCAGCTCCCGGCGCTTGTCGATCGCGCGGTCGAGCTAGGCATGCCCGCGATCGCGCTGACCGACCACGGCGTCATGTACGGCGCGATCGAGCTAATCAAGCTCTGCCGCAACAAAGGCATCAAGCCCATCATCGGCAACGAGATGTACGTCATCAACGCCGATGACATCCAGACCAAAGGCCGCTACCGCAAGTACCACCAGGTGGTGCTGGCCAAAAACACCCAGGGCTACAAAAACCTAGTCAAGCTCACCACCGAGTCCCACCTGCGCGGGGTGCAAGGGCGCGGGATCTTCGCTCGCCCCTGCATCAACAAGCACCTGCTGGCGCAATACAGTGAGGGACTGATCGTCACCAGTGCTTGCCTGGGTGGCGAGGTGCCCCAGGCCATCCTGGCGGGCGAGCTCAAGCGCGCGCGCGAGATCGCCCAGTGGTACAAAGCCGTCTTTGGCGAGGACTATTACCTCGAAATTCAGGATCACGGCTCGCCCGAGGACCGCATCGTCAACGTGGAGCTGGTCAAAATCGCGCGCGAGCTGGATCTGAGCATCGTGGCGACCAACGACTCGCACTTTATCTCCTGCAACGACGTTGAGGCCCACGACGCGCTGATCTGCATCCAAACCGGCAAGCTCATCACCGAGGACAAGCGCCTGCGCTACAGCGGCACTGAATACCTCAAATCGGGCGAGGAAATGGCGCAGCTATTTCGCGATCACCTGCCCGATGAGGTCATCCAGCAAGCCCTGGCCACCACCCGCGAAGTTGCCGAGAAAGTCCAGCCCTACGACATCCTGGGCGAGCCGCGCATCCCCGACTTTCCCGTACCGGCCGGCCACACCGCCGATAGTTACCTGGAAGAGCTTACCTGGCAGGGACTGCTCGAGCGCTTGGAGTGCAACGAGCTCAGCGAGGTCGGCAGCGACTACAAAGAGCGCCTGCAGCACGAGCTCAAAATCATGCAGCAGCGCGGGTTCTCCACTTACTTTCTAGTGGTTTGGGACTACATCAAGTTCGCCCGCGACAACGACATCCCAGTCGGTCCGGGGCGCGGCTCGGCGGCCGGATCGCTGGTGGCCTACGCGCTGCGCATCACCAACATCGATCCCGTCCACCACGGCCTGCTGTTCGAGCGCTTTCTCAACCCTGAGCGGTCTTCCATGCCCGACATTGACACTGACTTTTGCATCGAGCGGCGCGAGGAAGTCATCGACTACGTAACCCGGCGCTACGGCGAAGATCGCGTGGCCCAGATCATTACCTTCAACCGCATGACTTCCAAGGCCGTGCTCAAAGATGTGGCGCGGGTGCTGGGTATCTCCTTTGCCGAATCCAACCGCATGGCCAAGCTCATCCCAGTGGTACGCGGCAACCCCACGCCCCTGGCCACCATGGTCTCGGAGGAAACGCCCGAGCCGCAGTTCAAGCAGGAATACGAAAACGATCCCCAAATCCGCCGCTGGGTGGATATGGCCATCCGGATCGAGGGCACCAACAAAACCTACGGCGTCCACGCGGCCGGCATCGTTATCTCGGCCCAGCCGCTCGACGAAGTGGTCCCGCTGCAGACCAACAACGACGGGGCCACCATCACCCAGTACTTTATGGACGATCTGGAGTCGTTGGGCCTGCTCAAAATGGACTTTTTGGGCCTCAAAAACCTAACGACCATCCAGCGCACTACCGAGCTCGTGGCCAGCAACCGCGGCGTCAAACTGGATCCCGACGAGCTGACGCACCAGGAGCGCGAGGCCCAGCGGCTGGCGCTGGAGCAACAGCAGTCCCAACCGGACGACGTCCGCAAGGCCTACCAGCTGCTGCAAGACGGCTACCTGGAAGGGGTGTTTCAGCTCGAGTCGTCGGGCATGCTCAAGGTCGTCCAGGACCTGGGGCCCACCAGCGTTGAAGACCTATCCTCCATTTTGGCCCTGTACCGGCCCGGCCCGCTCGATGCCGGCCTTATCCCCAAATTCATCAACCGCAAGCACGGCCGCGAGGCCACCCAGTACGACCATCCCTGGCTGGAGCCCATCCTGAAAGAGACCCATGCGGTCATGGTCTATCAGGAGCAGATCATGCGCATCGCGCAAGAGCTCGCCAGCTACTCGCTGGGACAAGCCGACCTGCTGCGCCGGGCCATGGGCAAAAAGAAAATCAAGGAGATGGAAAAGCACCGCGAGATGTTTATCGACGGTGCGACTCAAAACGGCATCGACCGCCAATTTGCCGAGGATCTGTTCGAGCAGATGCGGCTGTTCGCCGAGTACTGCCTCAGCTACGACACCGAGGTCGTCACCCTCGAGTACGGGTTGATGCCCATCGGGCGCATCGTTGAGGAGCGGATCGCGTGCCAGGTCGTCAGCGTGGATCCCAACGGCTACGTCTACACCCAGCCTGTGGCCCAGTGGCACTACCGCGGCCAGCAACCGCTCTACGCGTACGAGCTCGACAATGGCGCCTGCATCCGCGCTACCCCCGACCACGAGTTCATGACGGCCCAGGGGGACTGGCTGCCCATCGATGAGATCTTCGAGCGCGGCTTGGAGCTCAAATCCGTTGCCCGAGCCTCCCCTAGCGAGCCGCTGCCGCCAGCAGCGGCAGAACCCTTCACGGTGCCGGGGCGAACCGCTGCCAGTTGA
- the nagA gene encoding N-acetylglucosamine-6-phosphate deacetylase, whose product MASGFDITNARVPGGQGRQRISVGADGAIAAIAPMAQAPASAPTQPQYDVAGDWISRGGVDLQVNGALGLAFPELTPANRDRLAQVGTFLWQQGIDAYAPTLITSAPERVQQALAAIAQYRAAQPAREARILGAHLEGPFLNPDKRGAHPAQWLQPLTAQRVRQLLGDRGDAVRIVTLAPELDPDGHAIAELRARGTTVSLGHSLADELQARAAFGQGASMVTHAFNAMPGLHHREPGLLGATLTASGVRCGTIADGVHVCPTMLQLLLRAVQGERGAFLVSDALAPLGLPEGDYPWDGRTVTVAGGTARLSDGTLAGTTLPLLEGACNLVRWGACAPEVAITLATEAPRAAIGEPGLAPGQPAALLRWFADGGGELNWQRFAPAP is encoded by the coding sequence ATGGCAAGCGGTTTCGATATTACCAACGCGCGGGTCCCTGGCGGGCAAGGCCGGCAGCGCATCAGCGTCGGCGCCGATGGCGCGATCGCTGCAATTGCTCCCATGGCCCAAGCGCCGGCCTCAGCCCCAACGCAGCCGCAGTACGATGTCGCCGGCGACTGGATCTCGCGCGGCGGGGTAGACCTGCAAGTCAACGGGGCGCTGGGCCTGGCCTTTCCCGAGCTAACCCCGGCTAACCGCGATCGCTTGGCCCAGGTGGGCACCTTTTTGTGGCAGCAGGGCATCGATGCCTACGCGCCCACCCTCATCACCAGCGCCCCGGAGCGGGTGCAGCAAGCGCTGGCCGCGATCGCGCAGTACCGGGCAGCCCAACCCGCGCGCGAGGCGCGCATCCTGGGCGCGCACTTGGAAGGGCCCTTCCTCAACCCGGACAAGCGCGGCGCTCACCCGGCACAGTGGCTGCAGCCGCTAACGGCCCAGCGCGTGCGGCAGTTGCTGGGCGATCGCGGCGATGCCGTGCGCATCGTCACGCTAGCGCCAGAGCTCGATCCCGACGGCCATGCCATTGCCGAGTTGCGCGCGCGCGGCACGACCGTCAGTCTGGGCCACTCGCTAGCCGACGAGCTGCAAGCGCGCGCCGCCTTCGGGCAAGGGGCCTCCATGGTGACCCATGCCTTCAATGCCATGCCGGGCCTGCACCACCGCGAACCGGGCCTGCTGGGAGCGACGCTAACCGCCTCTGGGGTGCGCTGCGGCACCATCGCCGACGGCGTCCACGTTTGTCCCACCATGCTGCAACTGCTGTTGCGCGCCGTGCAGGGCGAGCGGGGGGCGTTTTTAGTCAGCGATGCCCTGGCACCGCTGGGTCTGCCTGAAGGGGACTACCCCTGGGACGGTCGCACGGTCACCGTGGCTGGCGGCACAGCGCGACTGAGCGACGGCACGCTCGCCGGCACCACGCTGCCGCTGCTGGAAGGGGCGTGCAACCTGGTGCGCTGGGGCGCCTGCGCGCCCGAGGTGGCGATCACGCTCGCCACCGAAGCGCCCCGGGCCGCGATCGGGGAGCCGGGACTGGCCCCTGGGCAGCCGGCCGCGCTGCTGCGCTGGTTTGCGGATGGGGGCGGCGAGCTCAACTGGCAGCGGTTCGCCCCGGCACCGTGA
- the purE gene encoding 5-(carboxyamino)imidazole ribonucleotide mutase yields MPANEPEVGVIMGSDSDLPTMQGAVTACDALGVACELAIVSAHRTPDRMVDYARSASDRGLKVIVAGAGGAAHLPGMVASLTPLPVIGVPVPSRHLQGMDSLYSIVQMPPGIPVATVAIGNARNAGLLAVQILAAQRPTLQQVLQQYRQQLGDAVRDKQAQLERTGMREYLRQQEGQ; encoded by the coding sequence ATGCCCGCCAACGAGCCGGAAGTCGGCGTCATTATGGGCAGCGACTCCGACCTGCCCACCATGCAGGGGGCCGTAACGGCCTGCGATGCCCTGGGCGTGGCGTGCGAGCTCGCTATTGTCTCCGCTCATCGTACCCCAGATCGGATGGTGGACTACGCCCGCAGTGCCAGCGATCGCGGGCTCAAAGTGATCGTGGCGGGCGCGGGTGGGGCCGCTCACCTGCCGGGGATGGTGGCCTCGCTCACGCCGCTGCCGGTGATCGGCGTCCCCGTGCCCAGCCGGCACTTGCAGGGGATGGACTCGCTCTACTCCATCGTCCAGATGCCGCCGGGCATCCCAGTGGCGACAGTGGCCATCGGCAATGCCCGCAATGCCGGCCTGCTGGCCGTCCAAATCCTGGCAGCCCAACGCCCGACCCTGCAGCAAGTGCTGCAGCAGTACCGCCAGCAGCTCGGCGATGCCGTGCGCGACAAGCAAGCCCAGCTCGAGCGCACCGGCATGCGCGAGTACCTGCGCCAGCAGGAGGGTCAGTAG
- a CDS encoding proline/glycine betaine ABC transporter substrate-binding protein ProX, with protein sequence MLARSRWARLGQRWGWLSALVALLALVSGACEREPQVLQPTYSTREEIFQTEVVNLGLERLGFAVDAPGKQLSYATAHAAIAEGNSDYAANHWNPLHDPFFQSSGGESALQRLDTIVAPALQGYLVDGQTARAVGLSSLQQLRQPEIAERFDTDGDGRANLLGCNPGWQCESVIEHHLQEYGLEDTVEQEQGIYSDMMADAIERFERGEPILYYGWIPSWVGAVLQPGSDVQWLTVPYTSLPQRPLTAENTQMNGQNLGFPANQIQTLANAGFAQRHPVVRRWLELVEIPISDLNAEYRYMRRNDATPADIRDRAQDWIAQHEHQFERWLERARNAAR encoded by the coding sequence GTGCTTGCGCGATCGCGCTGGGCCCGGCTAGGGCAACGCTGGGGGTGGCTGAGCGCGCTCGTAGCCCTTTTGGCGCTCGTCAGCGGCGCTTGCGAGCGCGAACCGCAGGTGCTCCAGCCCACCTACAGTACCCGCGAGGAGATCTTTCAAACCGAAGTCGTCAACCTGGGGCTGGAGCGCTTGGGCTTTGCCGTGGATGCCCCCGGCAAGCAGTTGAGCTACGCTACCGCGCACGCCGCCATTGCCGAAGGCAACTCCGATTACGCGGCCAACCACTGGAACCCGCTGCACGACCCCTTCTTTCAAAGCAGCGGCGGCGAGAGCGCCCTGCAGCGCTTGGACACCATCGTTGCGCCGGCGCTGCAGGGCTATCTGGTGGATGGGCAAACTGCTCGGGCTGTCGGCCTGAGCAGCCTGCAACAGCTGCGCCAACCCGAGATTGCCGAGCGCTTCGATACCGATGGCGACGGCCGCGCCAACTTGCTGGGCTGCAACCCGGGCTGGCAGTGCGAGTCCGTCATCGAGCACCACCTGCAGGAGTACGGCCTCGAGGACACGGTCGAGCAGGAGCAGGGCATCTACAGCGACATGATGGCTGATGCCATCGAGCGCTTCGAGCGCGGCGAGCCCATTTTGTACTACGGCTGGATTCCGTCTTGGGTTGGGGCCGTGCTGCAGCCTGGCAGTGACGTGCAGTGGCTGACCGTCCCTTATACCTCGCTGCCGCAGCGTCCCTTAACCGCCGAGAATACCCAAATGAACGGCCAAAATTTGGGCTTTCCGGCCAATCAAATCCAGACTCTGGCCAACGCTGGCTTTGCCCAGCGCCATCCGGTCGTGCGGCGCTGGCTGGAGCTAGTTGAGATTCCCATTAGCGATCTCAACGCCGAGTACCGCTACATGCGGCGCAACGATGCCACCCCAGCCGACATTCGCGATCGCGCCCAAGACTGGATCGCGCAGCACGAGCACCAGTTCGAGCGTTGGTTGGAGCGCGCCCGCAACGCCGCCCGGTGA
- a CDS encoding ammonium transporter has protein sequence MSLLRSKVATSAAAPPHRRSAYIEPLATLLRWFSPAWLGCIPLVAAIVVLWHQAAAALGVDNYDAPQSPQELGVVLDSIFLTLAAVLVIFMHVGFAMLEAGFSRQKNAVNILAKNVVVFSLASLAYWAIGYALMYGEGNPVIGLSGWFLTGLDDPYPEGIPLSIDFLFQMAFAATAATIVSGAVAERVKLSSFMVFSVLLVGIAYPITGHWGWAGDGWLSQLGFADFAGSTLVHSVGGWAALMGAAILGPREGKYREDGTPTAIPGHNMALATLGGFILWIGWFGFNPGSELEATANVPGIAVMTNLAAAAGAVAATLTSWARDGKPDLSMMVNGFLAGLVAITAGCAYVTDLGAIIIGGIAGFIVVLSVAFFERAQIDDPVGAISVHLIAGIWGTLAVGIFAVAPGKDVEAGIDQFLSQLLGVGAVGLFTVVVTGIFWALVRAIMGIRVTPEEEIQGLDIGEHAMEAYSGFVKEADAFSSSGSFGSMGASSRGSQAR, from the coding sequence ATGTCTCTGCTCAGATCGAAAGTTGCAACATCAGCCGCAGCGCCGCCACACCGGCGCAGCGCTTACATAGAGCCGCTGGCAACGCTGCTGCGCTGGTTCTCCCCCGCTTGGCTGGGCTGCATCCCGCTGGTCGCCGCGATCGTCGTTCTCTGGCACCAGGCGGCGGCCGCCCTGGGCGTCGACAACTACGACGCCCCCCAAAGCCCGCAAGAGTTGGGCGTGGTGCTCGACTCCATCTTTTTGACGCTGGCGGCAGTGCTCGTGATTTTCATGCACGTGGGCTTCGCCATGCTGGAGGCGGGCTTTAGCCGCCAAAAAAATGCTGTCAACATCCTGGCCAAAAATGTGGTCGTGTTCAGCTTGGCCTCGCTTGCCTACTGGGCGATCGGCTATGCCTTGATGTACGGCGAGGGGAACCCGGTTATCGGCCTGAGCGGCTGGTTCCTGACGGGGTTGGACGATCCCTACCCGGAAGGCATACCGCTATCAATCGACTTTCTGTTCCAGATGGCGTTTGCCGCGACGGCCGCCACTATCGTCTCGGGAGCGGTGGCCGAGCGCGTCAAGCTGAGCTCGTTCATGGTCTTTAGCGTACTGCTAGTCGGGATTGCCTATCCCATCACCGGCCACTGGGGCTGGGCCGGCGACGGCTGGCTCAGCCAGCTGGGCTTTGCCGATTTTGCCGGTTCCACGCTGGTGCACTCGGTAGGCGGCTGGGCTGCCCTAATGGGCGCTGCCATTTTGGGGCCGCGCGAGGGCAAGTACCGCGAGGACGGCACACCCACTGCCATTCCCGGCCACAACATGGCCCTGGCGACCCTGGGCGGCTTCATTCTCTGGATCGGCTGGTTTGGGTTCAACCCCGGTTCGGAGCTGGAGGCTACCGCCAATGTTCCCGGAATTGCGGTCATGACCAACTTGGCCGCCGCTGCCGGCGCCGTGGCCGCAACGCTGACTTCTTGGGCGCGGGACGGCAAGCCCGACCTTTCTATGATGGTTAACGGCTTTTTGGCCGGCCTGGTGGCCATCACCGCCGGCTGTGCCTACGTCACGGATCTGGGCGCCATCATCATTGGCGGCATTGCGGGCTTTATTGTCGTGCTCTCAGTGGCTTTTTTCGAGCGCGCCCAAATCGACGACCCGGTGGGGGCCATCTCGGTCCACCTGATTGCCGGCATTTGGGGCACCCTGGCCGTGGGCATCTTTGCAGTCGCGCCTGGTAAAGACGTAGAAGCCGGCATCGACCAGTTTCTGAGCCAGCTGCTAGGCGTCGGCGCCGTGGGGCTGTTTACGGTCGTGGTCACCGGGATCTTTTGGGCCCTGGTGCGTGCCATCATGGGCATTCGCGTTACGCCCGAAGAAGAAATCCAGGGCTTGGACATTGGCGAGCACGCCATGGAGGCCTATAGCGGCTTTGTCAAAGAAGCGGATGCTTTTAGCAGCAGCGGCAGCTTCGGCAGCATGGGCGCTAGCTCGCGCGGCTCCCAGGCCCGCTAG
- a CDS encoding 4-hydroxy-3-methylbut-2-enyl diphosphate reductase, producing MDTKSFKRSLQHSPNYHRRGFGYEAEVADAMQSEYQSELIREIRNNGNWLTRGNVTIRLAEAFGFCWGVERAVAIAYESREHFPNERIWITNEIIHNPGVNQKLRDMEVSFIPVRDGQKDFSVVDSGDVVILPAFGASVQEMQLLNDKGCTIVDTTCPWVSKVWNSVEKHKKRQFTSIIHGKYQHEETIATSSFADKYLVVLDYDEASYVADYILNGGDKDEFMRKFGEACSPGFDPDRDLEYVGVANQTTMLKSETEQIGKLFERTMLKKYGPSEGSQHFMSFNTICDATQERQDAMFDLVEEDLSLMVVIGGFNSSNTTHLQEIAIERGIPSYHIDGAERIGPGNRIEHKPLGQGPTVTEGWLPEGHITIGVTSGASTPDRAVEEVLQQIFALKAPAEPAPARS from the coding sequence ATGGATACCAAATCGTTCAAGCGCTCGCTTCAGCACTCGCCCAACTACCACCGCCGGGGCTTCGGCTATGAAGCCGAAGTCGCCGATGCCATGCAGTCGGAGTACCAAAGCGAGCTCATCCGCGAAATTCGCAACAACGGCAATTGGCTGACGCGCGGCAACGTTACCATCCGCCTCGCCGAGGCATTCGGCTTTTGCTGGGGAGTCGAGCGGGCTGTGGCGATCGCTTACGAAAGCCGCGAGCATTTTCCCAACGAGCGCATTTGGATCACCAACGAAATCATCCACAACCCCGGCGTCAACCAGAAGCTGCGGGATATGGAGGTGAGCTTCATTCCCGTTCGGGACGGCCAGAAGGATTTCTCGGTCGTTGACTCGGGCGATGTTGTGATCCTTCCGGCCTTTGGCGCGAGCGTGCAGGAGATGCAGCTGCTCAACGACAAGGGCTGCACCATCGTCGATACCACCTGTCCCTGGGTCTCCAAGGTTTGGAACTCGGTCGAGAAGCACAAAAAACGCCAGTTTACCTCCATCATCCACGGCAAGTACCAGCACGAGGAAACCATCGCCACCAGCTCATTTGCCGACAAGTACCTGGTCGTGCTCGACTACGACGAAGCCAGCTACGTTGCCGACTACATTCTCAACGGCGGCGACAAGGACGAATTCATGCGCAAGTTCGGCGAGGCCTGCTCGCCGGGCTTTGACCCCGACCGGGATCTGGAATACGTGGGGGTGGCCAACCAGACCACCATGCTCAAAAGCGAGACCGAGCAGATCGGTAAGCTGTTCGAGCGCACCATGCTCAAAAAGTACGGCCCCAGCGAAGGGAGCCAGCACTTTATGAGCTTCAACACCATCTGCGACGCCACCCAGGAGCGCCAGGACGCCATGTTCGATCTGGTGGAGGAGGACCTATCGCTGATGGTGGTCATTGGCGGCTTCAACTCCTCCAACACCACCCACCTGCAAGAAATCGCCATCGAGCGCGGCATCCCCTCCTACCACATCGATGGCGCCGAGCGCATCGGTCCGGGCAATCGCATCGAGCACAAGCCGCTGGGTCAGGGCCCCACCGTGACCGAGGGCTGGCTCCCCGAGGGGCACATCACCATCGGGGTTACCTCAGGTGCCTCCACCCCTGATCGCGCTGTCGAGGAGGTCCTGCAGCAGATCTTTGCGCTCAAAGCACCGGCCGAGCCGGCGCCCGCGCGCTCGTAG
- a CDS encoding arginine decarboxylase — translation MAADPSTRAAASDHQAGGAWHAADSEALYGVRQWGEPYFSVNAAGRVTVSPCGDRGPQLDLYEIVGALRERGLNPPLLVCFSDILADRWARLQACFERAITHYAYPGAYYSVFPLKCNQYAHCRQALAQFGSAQSCGLEVGSKPELAIALATFDAQPGTAGLLVCNGYKDREYIEMALLAQRLGPTPALTLEHPSELATAIELSRDLGIRPLLGVRAKLSASGSGHWGHSSGDHAKFGLTAPQLLEVVERLQQAGMLDCLQLLHFHAGSQIAAIGTIKAAIREASQLYVELRQLGVPLRYLDVGGGLAVDYDGSKRQGQASKNYNMQNYANDIVAEVKEACEARSVPVPTLISESGRAIAAHHAVLAFDVLGSSEPPTALPARREAGDPRIIRNLWETYDALGAGNYQEAYHDAVQFREEAVGLFDFGYLSLAERARAERLYWACCDRLLALVRECAANSEERAALEMVMAAIYYVNCSIFRSAPDSWAIKQLFPIMPLHRLDEAPTQRGVLGDLSCDSDGQIDRFVSPQTGQSERVLPLHPLDGREPYYLGMFLVGTYQQIMGNAHNLFGHPNVACIRATADSYSIERIEGGDTIADILQTVGYSPADLLERLRQRTERHGLDPQASQRLLRNYRRSLERSTYLSER, via the coding sequence ATGGCAGCCGATCCCAGCACGCGGGCCGCCGCCAGCGATCACCAAGCGGGTGGCGCCTGGCACGCCGCCGACAGCGAGGCGCTCTACGGCGTGCGCCAGTGGGGCGAGCCCTACTTTAGCGTCAATGCGGCCGGGCGCGTGACGGTCTCGCCCTGCGGCGATCGCGGGCCGCAGCTGGATTTGTACGAGATCGTAGGCGCGCTGCGCGAGCGCGGCCTGAACCCGCCGCTGCTGGTTTGCTTCTCCGACATCCTGGCGGATCGCTGGGCCCGGCTGCAGGCCTGCTTCGAGCGCGCGATCACGCACTACGCTTACCCGGGCGCCTACTACAGCGTCTTTCCGCTCAAATGCAACCAGTACGCCCACTGCCGCCAGGCGCTGGCTCAATTTGGCAGCGCCCAAAGCTGCGGGCTGGAGGTGGGGTCCAAGCCCGAGTTGGCAATTGCGCTGGCCACCTTCGATGCCCAACCCGGAACGGCGGGGCTGCTGGTCTGCAACGGCTACAAGGACCGCGAGTACATCGAGATGGCCCTGCTGGCGCAGCGCTTGGGTCCTACGCCGGCACTGACGCTGGAGCACCCCAGCGAGCTGGCAACCGCCATCGAGCTCAGCCGCGACTTGGGCATCCGCCCCCTTTTGGGCGTTCGGGCCAAGCTCAGCGCCTCCGGTTCGGGTCACTGGGGGCACTCCAGCGGCGATCACGCCAAGTTCGGCCTCACCGCGCCGCAGTTGCTGGAGGTAGTCGAGCGGCTGCAGCAAGCTGGCATGCTGGACTGCCTGCAGCTGCTGCACTTTCACGCCGGCTCTCAGATCGCGGCGATCGGCACCATTAAGGCTGCCATCCGCGAGGCCAGCCAGCTGTACGTCGAGCTGCGCCAGTTGGGCGTCCCCCTGCGCTATCTGGATGTGGGCGGCGGCCTGGCGGTCGACTACGACGGCTCCAAACGCCAGGGGCAGGCCTCCAAAAACTACAACATGCAAAACTACGCCAACGACATTGTGGCGGAGGTCAAAGAGGCGTGCGAGGCGCGCTCGGTCCCAGTCCCGACCCTCATTAGCGAAAGCGGCCGCGCCATTGCCGCCCACCATGCCGTGCTCGCGTTCGACGTGCTGGGCAGCAGCGAACCCCCAACGGCGCTACCGGCCCGCCGCGAAGCGGGCGATCCCCGCATCATCCGCAACTTGTGGGAGACCTACGATGCGCTTGGGGCGGGCAACTACCAAGAGGCCTACCACGACGCCGTTCAATTCCGAGAAGAAGCGGTGGGGCTGTTTGATTTTGGCTACCTCAGCCTGGCCGAGCGCGCGCGCGCCGAGCGGCTCTACTGGGCCTGCTGCGATCGCCTGCTGGCGCTGGTGCGCGAGTGCGCTGCCAACAGCGAGGAACGCGCGGCCCTAGAGATGGTCATGGCAGCGATTTACTACGTCAATTGCTCCATCTTCCGCTCAGCCCCCGATAGCTGGGCGATCAAGCAGCTGTTTCCCATCATGCCCCTCCATCGCCTGGACGAGGCACCCACGCAGCGCGGCGTGCTGGGCGATCTGAGCTGCGACAGCGACGGCCAGATCGACCGCTTCGTCTCGCCGCAGACGGGCCAGTCCGAGCGCGTCCTGCCGCTCCATCCGCTCGATGGCCGCGAGCCCTACTACCTGGGCATGTTCCTGGTAGGGACCTACCAGCAAATCATGGGCAATGCCCACAACCTGTTCGGCCATCCCAACGTGGCCTGCATCCGCGCCACCGCCGATAGCTATTCCATCGAGCGCATCGAGGGGGGCGATACGATCGCCGACATCCTCCAAACCGTGGGCTACAGCCCTGCCGATTTGCTCGAGCGCCTGCGCCAGCGCACCGAACGGCACGGCCTGGATCCCCAGGCATCGCAGCGGCTGCTGCGCAACTACCGGCGCAGCCTCGAGCGCAGCACCTACCTCAGCGAGCGCTGA